One stretch of Nicotiana tabacum cultivar K326 chromosome 18, ASM71507v2, whole genome shotgun sequence DNA includes these proteins:
- the LOC107828175 gene encoding retrovirus-related Pol polyprotein from transposon RE1 encodes MSNFLKQNWIIDIEASNHMTSQLDALTSCPSIPSSEKFKVQLPTGNVVSVSHKETSLVLRNNNISNVLYIPEFKYNLLSISQLTKELQCMVAFFPDFCIFQDLYSGQVKGIGKEKHGLYILQGGLSQDSSATSINKCAHAASLNNSIDIWHWRLEHAPIDVIRKLDALSTLNKGPQYGHVCPVAKKSKLPFSLSTSVSNVAFELVHYDIWGPYRVPSYSGKRYFVIVVDDYTRYTWIFLLNFKSEVIVVLRDFLTQIKNMFSSSIKVLRTDNGSEFFSNEFKQLLSTLDIFHQSSCVYTPQQNGVVERKHRTILDMSRSLRFQATIPLSIVDKFSPRVIPVVFLGYSSSQKGYVLYDLNAKSSFVNRNVVFQEDPRPSTADSSPEVSPSSPESSTTSEGDYTSPPEDTIIDIVALEDPPPNTPLETDPVTAPPDAAPIQVRKSYRTSKPPIWIVLVSYSVGSEPQSFVEAVTDPQWVEAMRLEIAALVENKTWNRYSKSSIRLKERLKDTRPDWLPKVTVKRKMDVHNAFLNGDLVEEVYIHIPQGFASHGESKKVCKLYKSLYRLKQAPRQWNMKLTEVLLQMGFKQSHYDYTLFIREANGDAVIILMYLDDLLITGNNDKSLHDTRTQLQKKFKMKDLGELKNFLAIEFARSKEGILMFQRKYVLELMSETGLGGAKPSGTPLELNKKLTYVECDKCIQITNQEGDQNLKDPSCYQRLVRRSYTSP; translated from the exons ATGTCCAATTTTCTCAAGCAAAATTGGATTATAGACAtagaagcctcaaatcatatgaCTTCTCAACTTGATGCACTTACTTCTTGTCCGTCCATTCCCAGTTCTGAGAAGTTCAAAGTCCAATTACCTACTGGAAATGTAGTTTCTGTATCACATAAAGAAACCTCATTAGTACTTAGAAATAACAATATTTCCAATGTGTTGTACATTCCAGAATTTAAATACAACCTGCTCTCAATATCTCAACTCACCAAAGAACTTCAATGCATGGTTGCATTCTTCCCTGACTTCTGCATTTTCCAAGATCTCTATAGTGGTCaggtgaaggggattggtaaGGAGAAGCATGGCTTGTACATACTTCAAGGAGGACTTTCCCAGGATTCATCAGCAACATCAATCAATAAGTGTGCTCACGCAGCTAGCTTAAATAATTCTATAGATATATGGCATTGGAGACTCGAGCATGCTCCTATTGATGTAATAAGGAAGTTAGATGCTCTTAGTACCCTAAATAAAGGACCACAATACGGTCATGTATGTCCAGTTGCTAAAAAGTCCAAACTACCTTTTTCTCTAAGTACTTCAGTATCTAATGTTGCGTTTGAATTAGTGCATTATGATATTTGGGGGCCATATAGAGTTCCCTCATATAGTGGTAAGAGGTACTTTGTTATAGTAGTTGATGACTATACCAGATACACTTGGATTTTCTTGCTCAACTTCAAGTCAGAAGTTATAGTTGTACTAAGAGactttctaactcaaataaaaaatatgttttcATCTTCTATAAAAGTCTTAAGGACTGATAATGGTAGTGAGTTCTTTAGTAATGAGTTTAAACAATTGCTTTCTACTCTTGATATATTTCATCAGAGTTCATGTGTTtacacacctcaacaaaatggagttgttgAGAGAAAACACAGAACAATTCTAGACATGTCCAGGTCTCTTAGATTTCAGGCAACTATACCCCTCAG TATTGTTGACAAGTTCTCACCAAGAGTTATTCCTGTTGTTTTCCTTGGTTATTCGTCCTCTCAAAAGGGCTATGTCTTGTATGACTTGAATGCTAAGTCTTCATTTGTTAACAGAAATGTTGTCTTTCAGGAAG ATCCCAGGCCTTCTACTGCAGATTCCTCACCTGAAGTTAGTCCTTCTTCACCTGAGTCTAGCACTACATCTGAGGGGGACTACACTTCACCTCCTGAAGATACTATTATAGATATTGTAGCACTAGAAGATCCTCCACCTAATACTCCTCTTGAGACTGATCCTGTGACTGCCCCACCTGATGCTGCTCCTATTCAAGTCAGAAAATCCTACAGGACCAGCAAACCTCCCATTTGGAT AGTATTGGTTTCCTATTCAGTTGGTTCTGAACCTCAATCCTTTGTTGAGGCAGTTACAGATCCTCAGTGGGTGGAGGCTATGAGGTTGGAAATTGCAGCATTAGTGGAAAATAAAACCTGGA ATAGATATTCAAAATCAAGTATAAGGCTTAAGGAGaggttgaaagatacaaggccaGACTGGTTGCCAAAGGTTACAGTCAAAAGAAAG ATGGATGTTCATAATGCATTTCTAAATGGTGATTTGGTTGAAGAAGTGTATATACACATTCCACAAGGGTTTGCAAGCCATGGGGAGAGTAAGAAGGTTTGCAAACTCTACAAGTCATTATATAGGCTTAAACAAGCACCAAGACAGTGGAATATGAAGCTGACAGAGGTACTTTTGCAGATGGGCTTCAAGCAGAGTCATTATGActatacattgttcatcagagaAGCAAATGGTGACGCAGTTATTATTCTTATGTATTTGGATGACTTGCTGATCACAGGGAACAATGATAAGTCATTGCATGATACCAGGACACAGTTGCAGAAGAAGTTCAAGATGAAGGACTTAGGGGAGCTAAAAAATTTCCTTGCCATTGAATTTGCTAGATCAAAGGAAGGAATTCTTATGTTCCAAAGAAAGTATGTACTTGAATTGATGTCTGAAACAGGTTTAGGTGGTGCAAAGCCCTCTGGTACACCATTGGAGTTGAATAAAAAACTCACATATGTAGAATGTGATAAGTGCATTCAAATTACAAATCAAGAAGGTGATCAGAATCTTAAAGACCCTAGCTGTTATCAGAGACTTGTTAGAAGGAGTTATACATCACCATGA
- the LOC142172720 gene encoding secreted RxLR effector protein 161-like: MTRLDIAFAVQVLIQYMHCPKVSHMEAALRVVRYIKQAPIQGLLMPAERADKLIAYCDSDWASCIESRRPATGYLVKFGNALVSWKSKKQITVSKSSAEVDKAAIQIAANLIFHERTKHINIDCHFVREKICEGLLKTHYVHTKDQLADLLTKSLGKFQHDQLLNQLGVKNRSVSLKCGFPLRVFFQKPDLQIYDS, translated from the exons ATGACCAGACTAGACATTGCTTTTGCAGTGCAGGTCCTAATCCAGTATATGCATTGTCCTAAGGTGTCACACATGGAAGCTGCTCTCAGGGTAGTTAGATACATCAAACAAGCACCAATCCAGGGGCTACTTATGCCTGCAGAAAGAGCAGACAAGCTGATTGCTTATTGTGATTCTGATTGGGCATCTTGTATAGAGTCGAGGAGACCAGCAACTGGATACTTGGTTAAGTTTGGAAATGCACTGGTGTCTTGGAAATCAAAGAAGCAAATAACTGTGTCCAAAAGTTCAGCTGAGGTCGA CAAGGCTGCAATACAAATAGCAGCTAACCTTATCTTCCATGaaagaactaaacatattaacATTGATTGTCATTTTGTTAGAGAAAAAATTTGTGAAGGATTGCTGAAGACACACTATGTGCATACTAAAGACCAACTAGCAGATCTACTTACAAAGAGTTTGGGAAAGTTTCAACATGATCAGCTGTTGAATCAATTAGGAGTAAAGAAT AGATCAGTTTCTCTCAAGTGTGGGTTTCCTCTACGGGTCTTCTTCCAAAAGCCTGATCTTCAGATCTATGACAGCTAA